The Parvibaculum sp. DNA segment CGCGCTCGCCCGTCAGGATGCCGCGTGCCGGGCCCTCGATGGCGGCGATGGTGTCGCCCGGTTCGACATCCGATCCGTCGCCTTTCAGCACTGCCACCTTCAGCGCCGGCTCGACCAGACGAAACGCCATGCGCGCGCAATCGAGACCGGCGATGCGGCCGGGCTGGCGCGCATTCAGCAGCACACGCGCTTTCGCTTCCGCCGGCACCGTCGCCATGGTGGTGATGTCGCCGGCGCGGCCGAGATCTTCCGCCAGCGCCGCGCGCACCGCGGGCTCGATCAGCAACGCGGGCAGGGGCTCAAGGTGAAGGCTCATGCGCCGGCCTGCGCGGCGATCTCGCCGGCCGCGGGCGATGCTTCGGCGACAGCGGCCTCGGCGATGCGCGACGCGTCTTTCAGCGTGATGTAGCTGCGGTGCCGCCAGGGCGCGCGGGCGCGGGTGAAATCGCTGCGATAGTGCCCGCCCCGGCTTTCCTCGCGCGCAAAGGCCGCGGCGGCGATCAGCTTCGCGGTCGTCGCGATGTTGCCGAAGAGGCTCGACGGTCCGGCGGCACGTTCGAGCCGCGCGATCTCGCCGAGCGCGAAGGCAAGCCCCGCCGCATGGCGCTCCACACCGACATGCGCTGTCATGATCTGGCGAAGCTGCGCCACCATCGGCGCATCGAGCGGCATTGCGGAGGCAAGCATCGGCGGCGCGATGTGAACGCCCGCCCGCGCGCCCGGCACCGCGCCCTCGATATCGGCGGCGATGCGCGCGCCGAAGACGATCGCCTCCAGCAGCGAATTGCTGGCAAGGCGATTGGCGCCATGCATGCCGGTGGACGCCACTTCGCCGCAGGCCCACAAGCCGGCAATGGTGCTGCGTCCGCGCGCATCCACGTGAATGCCGCCCATATGATAATGCGCCGCCGGCGCCACCGGGATCGGCTGGCGCACCGGGTCGATGCCAAGCGCGAGGCAGCTTTTGTAGACGGTCGGGAAGGCGTCCGGAAAACGCGACCCGAGCGCCGCGCGGGCATCGAGGAAAGCGCCGCGCCCGGCTTCGATCTCGCGGAAGATCGCGCGCGCCACGATGTCGCGCGGCCCGAGCTCGGCATCTTCGTGGATCGCGGCCATGAAGCGGCGGCCCATATTGTCGATCAGGATCGCGCCTTCGCCGCGCAGCGCCTCCGTCACCAGCGGCGCGGGATCGCGCGGACCGGCAATCGCCGTCGGGTGGAATTGCACGAATTCGGGATCGGCGATCAGCGCCCCGGCGCGCGCCGCCATCGCAACGCCTTCGCCGCGCGCTTCGAGCGGATTGGTGGTGACGGCGAAAAGCTGGCCGACGCCGCCCGATGCCAGCACCAGCGCCCGCGCCTTGATGAGGAGCGGCTGCGGCGCGGTCGCGGCATGGGCCGGCCGCGCGAAGACGCCGACGGCGCGGCCATCCTCGACGGCCAGCTCATAGGCCGACAGGCCCTCCATCACGCGGATCGAGGGCGTCGCACGCACCGCCGCCACAAGCGCTTGCATGATCGCCTTGCCGGCCTGGTCGCCTTTCACATGCACGATGCGGCGGTGGCTGTGCGCGGCCTCGCGGCCGACCGCGAGCTTGCCCTCGATGTCGCGGTCGAAGGGAACGCCGAGACGAAGCAGGTCTTCGATGCGGATAGCGGCCTCGCGCGCGATCGACAGCGCGGCGTCTTCGTCGACGATGCCGGCGCCCGCCGCGATCGTGTCGGCGGCATGGGCTTCCGGTGTATCGCCGGCTTCGATCGCCGCCGCGATGCCGCCCTGCGCCCAGGCCGACGATGCGCCATCGCCGATGGGCGCGCCGGCTAGAACCGTCACCGGGCGGGGCGCAAGCTTCAGCGCCGTGAAGAGGCCCGCAAGCCCCGCACCGACGATCAGAACGTCGCCGGCATCGACGATATTGCCGTGAGCCATGATGGCGCCCTCGAAAGGATCAGTTGCCGAGATTGATCATCCGCTCGACCGCAAGGCGCGCCCGCGCCGCGACCGCCGGATCGACCGTCACTTCCTCACGCATATAGACGAGGCTCTCGAGAATGTTCTTCAGCGAGATGCGCTTCATATGCGGGCAGAGATTGCAGGGCCGCACGAATTCGACATTGGGGTTTTCGACCGCCACATTGTCGCTCATCGAGCATTCCGTCACCATGACGACGCGCTTGGGCTGGTTGTCCTTCACCCATTTGATCATGCCGGAAGTGGAACCGGAGAAGTCCGCTTCCTCGACGACTTCGGGCGGGCATTCGGGATGCGCGATGATGACGATGTTCGGGTCGTCGCGGCGATACTGGCGCAGCTCCTCCGCCGTGAAGCGCTCATGCACTTCGCAATGACCCTTCCAGGTGAGAATTTTCACCTTCGTCTGCTTGGCGATGTTCTTGGCCAGAAACTCGTCCGGGATGCAGAGCACGCGGT contains these protein-coding regions:
- a CDS encoding L-aspartate oxidase, with protein sequence MAHGNIVDAGDVLIVGAGLAGLFTALKLAPRPVTVLAGAPIGDGASSAWAQGGIAAAIEAGDTPEAHAADTIAAGAGIVDEDAALSIAREAAIRIEDLLRLGVPFDRDIEGKLAVGREAAHSHRRIVHVKGDQAGKAIMQALVAAVRATPSIRVMEGLSAYELAVEDGRAVGVFARPAHAATAPQPLLIKARALVLASGGVGQLFAVTTNPLEARGEGVAMAARAGALIADPEFVQFHPTAIAGPRDPAPLVTEALRGEGAILIDNMGRRFMAAIHEDAELGPRDIVARAIFREIEAGRGAFLDARAALGSRFPDAFPTVYKSCLALGIDPVRQPIPVAPAAHYHMGGIHVDARGRSTIAGLWACGEVASTGMHGANRLASNSLLEAIVFGARIAADIEGAVPGARAGVHIAPPMLASAMPLDAPMVAQLRQIMTAHVGVERHAAGLAFALGEIARLERAAGPSSLFGNIATTAKLIAAAAFAREESRGGHYRSDFTRARAPWRHRSYITLKDASRIAEAAVAEASPAAGEIAAQAGA